TACTCAATTCACTCTGAACTTCCTTGGCAAATTGAGAGATACCCTGATCAAATTTATCCGTGTTCTTCCAAGGATCGAAATAAGCGGTCAATTTCCCCTTTAATAACTCGGATTTTGCTCCTTGTTGAACAAGCTTAGGGCCGGCATAAACACCTAAATCCTTCTTTTGCTTGTCCAACACCATCAAAAGGGAATCTTCTTCTAATTTATACTCAGCATAGAGCTTCTGCGCATACTCATCAGGAGACTTTGCTTCTGGCTCTGTACTTTCGACTACAACAACCTTATAGTTACCCGGTGTTTGTTTAAGTGATTCTTCAAGATTTTTTCGTTCATCTTTTTTAAAAATCTTTGCTTGGTCTTGTACAATGTCACTCGTCTTCTTCGGAAATGGAGACGCCATTGCCACATTGTGAAAGCAAAGAGTACCGGCAAGACATAACAACAACAGCCTTTTTTTCACGGTTGGACAACCCCTTTACCAACTTGTTTCTCATTCAACTTGTATGTACTAAGAGGGAACGCAAAAATTGAACGCTTGAGGTGACAAGCCATTCACAAAAATCAGCAGAACCCGGTTCTAAATAATATACTTCACGGACAATTTGTGGATTCAGGTATGGATAGGTCAAAATACTGGAAAGATTCATCAAAACAGCATCGACACCGACACCTCGAAACTCCCCTGTCCGTATCCCATCTTCTATCACGGTAGCAAAGCAATGCTTCAATTGATGTATATAGACGGTCATTACCTCTCGTGCGAGCATGGATTCCACACTTAATTCCCGCTGAATTAGCCTAGTTACCAACGCATGTTCATGTTGATAAAAAATAAATAACCTTACGATCTTTTCTAACTGTCCCATCGAATCCTGCGGCTTTTCCCTCTCCCATTGCTCCTGTACGATTTGGAAAAAATGATCATAATAGTGGCTGATCAGCTTTTCCAAAACTCCCTGCTTGCCTTGAAAATGGTAAGAAATTAAAGCAACGTTAACCTGAGCCTTCTCAGCAATTTGACGCACAGTAGTACGATCATATCCCTGTGAATAAAATAATGAGGCTGCGGCTACCAGTATTCTTTCTTTCGTGTTATGCTGTTCAGTTCTCATCTTTATCATCCTCGGCTACTTCTTCTCCGTTTTTTTCCTACGATAGATCCAAGCCATATGAACTTACCTAAAACGGCAGTCCTCAGCAAAAACGCAGTGTATGAGCGTGAAATTCTAAAAATCATGTCCCATTGTAGCCTCTAAGATGGTGTGTTGATATCTTGCCAAATCATGCTGTAAACCGTAAAGAGCGATTACATCTAGCAAAAAAGGCTGCTGGCTCACTTTTTTTGGCCCAATCAAAAGAGGATCAGGTACCGAACCATAAAAAAGCGGAGAGTAGCCCCTAAGTCGTAGACAGCCATGTAATAAAAAAGCTGGCTATCTCGCCAAATATCAGAACCATTACACCTACAAGCAATAAAAAGGGGACAAAACGGAAAGAAGGTTAGTAGGACGGCGATAATACAGCTTACCACAATCGCCCAAATGCCAAAAGAGTGTATATAATGAGCAATACGTTTGCAGATTCTCCTGTACCAATATGTTCCCTCGTTTCATCTACGTTACTAAAAAAGAACTAGTAAAAGGTAAGAGTAACGGAAGAATGATTTTGATCATCCATCCACCTCTCTATCTTGAATAGGAACTCATTTATTATAGTACAGATCGACATGCAAAAAAAGGGTGCTTCCCTGTTCTTTCGACAATAAAAGCTATGTATAAAATTACCTTACTACTAGTTCCTTACTCACTCTCTCTACATAGAAAGACGCAAGATAGGAGGGAGAGGATTCATTTCACTAAAAAGTCCTTACCCGCTTTGTCTAACAGGAAAGGACTTTTACTGAAGGAAGAATTATAGTGAATAATAGAGAACGCCCTCTTTATTTTGTACGTGTATCTGATGAACCATCACTAGTAAGTCAATATGTCCCAAGGTTTCAGAAATAACGAGAGGCAATTCCTTGAGGTAGAGCAGCGGAAATAAAAGGACAGCTAATTCAAAGGCTGTCTTTGGACCATCATGCAAAAAACGGCGGATCGCATTGGTACGCTCCCAGGTCTTCTGCAATCGCTCAAAAATCAGCTCGCGACTATTCTCGATCGGTTCACCATGTCCAGAAACCACTAGCTTAATATCCATCCCTGCACACATCTCCAAGGCGGTCCGGTACTGCACTAATGTTAGCGGTCGAGTCATGCTACGATCTCGTGGTGGTTCAATAAATGCATTGGAAGAAATGGAAGAGATCAGATGATCCCCCGCTATCAATAATTGATCAGAGGCCCGATATAGTGATAAATGAGACTGAGAATGTCCTGGTGTAAATAATACTTGCCACTCAGGAAAATGAGGCAAGGCTTGCTCATGAACAAGAGATTCATCCACCTTGCTTTTCTCTTGGAAGGTGGCCATCATCCTGCGAAATTTTTCCACAACAGATAGCAATTCCTCTGGTAGTCCACACTCTTTATACAAAGTAATAAAAAATTCATCATGGAACTGCATGAATTCCTCATCTTGTTCAACATATGGTGCTGCCAGAGGATGAGCATATACCTTTGCTTGTGATAGCTGTTTTACCTTCTCCAATTGTCCAATATGGTCCACATGGTGATGTGTAAGCACAATTTGACCCACGTCTTCCACCCGATATCCAATCGAGGCTAGTCCATTCTCTAAACTACTCCACGCCTCTTCTGTTAACGGACCTACATCGACTAGCGTGATACATTCTTGACCTTCAATTACATATACGTTCACATCTCCTACTGTAAATGGAGTAGGCAGAGAAATTTGATACACTCCCTTTGCTATCTCTGTAGCGGCCTTTGACAATCTATTCTTTGATACGGCAGACATCCTATCTCCCCCAGATTTTTACGGATAGCATTTTCCCATAGCCTACCATATTTTACTCGACTCACTCTTTCTTACCTGATTTCGCCCCTCTTGCTTTGCTTTATATAAGGCCACATCTGCATCGTGAAACAGTTCTTCTGCCGAGCGATTTCGTTGAACATCCCTGCTCCACATAGCAACGCCGCAGGAAATCGTAACACTTGGTTTACTTTCCTGCTGCACACGAATACGAATGCGTTCTGCTATTTTACTGGCAATCAGCACATCAACATGCGGCAGGTAAATCGCTATCTCTTCGCCGCCCCATCTTGCTGGAATATCGCTGTCCCTAATACAGTTCTTAATAACAGAAGCTACCTGATACAATATTTCGTCTCCAACAAGGTGGCCATAGGTATCATTAATTCTTTTGAAGTAATCAATATCAATTAAAATTAAGGAACCCTGCTCATCTGCAAGTAAGGATTTCTTCACGTTCTCATTTAAGTATCTACGTGTAAAAAGCCCTGTTAAATTATCAGTGATAACCATGCGTTCCACTTCACTAAGCAAGAGAGCATTAGTAATAGCTAGGCTGGTGTGTTGCCCAAATAATTCCAGTAATTTATAGTCATCATAGGTAAAGAAATTAGGCTTATGATCTGCTACCAGTAAGAGTCCTGATACTTCTGAATCTTGCAACAAAGGAACCCCCATCACAGAATGATAGGGAAATAAATGATGAGGTAAATGAGTAAAGCTGTCGGAAGAGGGCAGAATTTTCCGCTTATCAATTATAATTTCAGCAATCGGAGTAGCCGAAATGGGTACGAATTGTCCGATCTGATCGTTCTTGGATGAAGAGATGATTTGCATCCGCTCACCGTCTGATGCTTTTTGCAGGATAGCAGAATAGCTCGCATCAAACGTTCGATGCAGCATCTTAATCACGAACTCAAGTATATCTATCATGTTCAAACTACGATTAATCTGCTGGGCCATCTCATTGATTAAGCGCAATTCACGAACCATGTCGCGTGATTGCTGATACAACTGAGCGTTTTCAAAGGCGTTACCTGCTGTTTCCGCTAAAATAGAAATAAATTCGGTCTCTTTCGCGGATAAATTAATGATTTCATGGGTGGCCAATTGGAGAATCCCATAAATTCCTTGTCTCCCATGTAACGGAGCAGCGACAAAAGTAATCGCTTGCCCATCTATGATCTCTTGGCCCAACATTAGCTTTCCTTCCAGATAAGCCTGCTGACTGACCTGATTATGTTGTTTTTTTAAGGAAAAGGTCTTGATTGGTAGATTTGTTTCCATTTCCATAGTAAGATACAGTTCCGCTGAAAAATACGGATATAATTGCTTGATACTTGCAAGCACTCCAGCTAGTACGTCATTTACGTCAATCGAGGCATGAATTTGTTTTGTCAGTTGATAAAGAAGCTCCTTCTTTTGAGTTTCCCGTAAGATATCATGCATGTGTAAAGTCCTATGCAACTGATGGCTGACCTGCTCCCCAGTCGAATGAAGTAGCTCGATATCCAATTTATCTAAGCATTGCTGTTCTTGATCGGCTACATGAAGAATAAGTGCCGCGATCGGTTCATCCTCCACATAAATTGGATACATCGCAACGCGGGAATCTTCTTGATAAATCTCTGCTTTTTTAGATACAAAGCAATGTAACACCTGATGTATTTTAGAGCCTGCGTATACAGCGGAATCTGTTGTGTAACGCTCCTGCGGCAATAAATGTCCACTTTCATCCAATTTAATAAGCGAACAATGCCCCCTTCCCACCATACCGTGTAAACCGTTAACAACTGTCTTCATAAATGGAGTGGCTTCCTTACATTTGCTCGCTTCCACTACGATCTCACTGGCCATGCGCTGAATAAACCCTTTATACCCAAGCGAATATAATCCTTTTACCATTTCACCGTAGGTTCGTATATTGACCAAAGCTTCCTGTGCACAAGTAAGAATGCCTGCAATCGCATGTATATCATCTGGTTGAGGACCTAAGGCTTGCAACAGCCATTTGTAATCACCACACTCAGAAGTAACTCGCTCCTTACTAATTACCTGGCCGTTTTTCCAAGCTTTGGTTACCTCCTGTTTAACTAGCTCCTCCATAGCATCTTGAAAAAAAGTTGGAGGCAAATGTGCCGGGAGTGTTCCCAATTCATAAGTAGCGATTACACCACGCTCTGGAGTAGCAAAGAAAAGGAGCCCTGGTGCTTGTATGGGCCAAGAAGGCAGAAAAAAGGGAACAACGCTATCAAATAATTTACCTACTGTTCCTATTTGCGTTCGTGTCCGCAATGCTGATTCCTTCTTCCTCTATATTAATCATTAATCGGTTATGGTTTCCTCTAGATGGTCAACTCGACTTATCTCCATAACTTTCCACGATTTATTCTCCACATGCAAAATGGTGATTCCCGTATTGCCAATTTTAGTGATCCCCGTACCAAGCTGACCTTCAGTAATATAATGCAGAAAAGCATTAATCAAACCACCGTGGCTTACAACGGCAATTTTTTGACCGGGATGTTTCTCAATAATTTCGCTTAGAACACGATCAGCTCTCTTTTGCATAGCGTGATAGGATTCAATCCCGCAGATTGACTGATGTGGTTCAACATTTAGCATATCCTTTTGTACATCAGCAAGGTGGCGCCCCTCCCAATCGCCATAGCAACGCTCACGTAATCCGCGTACTTTCGTGACAGGAACAGGAGTCTGCTGACGTTCTCCTACACGTTTCGCCGTCTCAAAGGCACGTTTTAAATCGCTTGAATACACATGAGCAAAGCCTTCTGAAGCAAGACGATTCGCCAGCTTTTCCGCTTGCATATACCCTAGCTCGTTTAAATCGGTATCCGTATGACCTTGTATTTTCTGTATATGATTCCAATCCGTTTCTCCATGTCGGATTAAGTATACGATGGTTTCCATGATAGTAAGACACCCTACTTTCCTTGCATGAATATGTACAATTTAATTATAATGGATATAATCACGAGATACTAGAATCTTCAAAATTCAATAACACATTTTTCCTAATTTTTAAATTCCACTGAAATGCTCAAAACTCCTCTTTCGTTCTAGTTCTTTATACGACGCCAGCATGACTTCCTCGTCTCATTGCCTCCCTGTTGTTACCGTTATATATATGTCAGTTTCATGTACATACATTACACATTGCAGGTTTAGGAGGTTTTATTTATGCATTCATTGATCCGTCCAATAGGCCTACTTAGCTTATCAGGCATGTTGCTACTTTCAGGCTCAGTCGTTGAAGCTAACACAAACACAAAATCAACCCAACAGCATCTCCAACCCACAGCTCCTCTAGTGAGCAAGTCCCAATTAACAAGAGAACAAGCACTCGCTATCGCGTCTGAGTTCGCAAAGGAATGGTCCAGCATGAATCCAGTTCCAACCGATAGCCACTTTACATTAAATGAAGATATGAATTTATCTCCCACTTGGACGTTTGCTTGGGAGAGTAGTGGTAACATTGATCGAAGAAAGCCATTCTCTTTACTAGTCGAAATCAATGCAAACTCAGGCGAATTAAATAGCTATTCTATTTCACATCATTCTCTCTTAGCAAATAAAAGCAAGAAACCTATCTCACTAGAGCAAGCTCAACAAGCAGCCGAAGCGTTTCTACGTAAACATGCTGGCAAAAAATTATCAAGTATTTCCTTGAAGCCTACACCTCTTTCAGATAACAGAACAGCACTTACCTCTACAGAATACATTTTTACCTACCAAAGACAAATAAACGGAATACCTTTTCCTGATGATTCTGTAAGAGTTACAGTCAACCCTAATGGGACAATTGTATCTTACTTTTCTACATGGAGTGAAGATTTGAATTTCCCTGCTGATTCAAAGAAAATATCTCCTGAGGAAGCTACTAAAATTTTTAAAGAAAGCCCTTTTATTACTTTAAGCTATAAAATACCAGATTCTACAGAAACACAAAGAACTGATCCTCGACTAACCTATGATTATGAAAAGGAATTAGCTATAGATGCGATCACTGGTACATTTTTAGAAAAACCTTCTTCATCTGTGTCTAGTAATCCCAACAAGCGTTCGCCTATAGTTGACAAGCCACTGCCTCCTTTGCATCAGGGAAAACAATTAACACAAGCACAAGCAGTCGAGCTAGCCCAAAAATTAATTCCGTTGGGGAACTGGAAATTAACAGAGGCAATCTATCAGAAGAAAGATAGAGAGAAAGAAGCCTTTTGGAATCTATCCTTTGAACGAAAAACACAAAATCATGAGATTGACACCATTTCTCTCATGATTGACGAAAAAAATGGAAACGTACTGAATTACTACCTCAACGTGGAGAAAAGGAACAAAGATACAAACAAAGCTTCAATAGCACCAGAGAAATTACAACAACTTGCTATAGAGAACGTAAAAAAATTAGCTCCTTATCAAGCTCAAACCTTATATTTAGATAAGGTTGATCATGATGATCAACCTGACTATAACGATACACTGGAAAGTTCCTTTATGTTCCAGCGATATATTCACGGAATCATGCTTTCAGCAGAGGGAGCCAGTGTCATCCTAGATCAACAAACCGGGGAATTACTTTCATTTTCTTCTTCAATTAGTCAAGTTAACTTCCCAGAAAAATCACCTGATTACCTTTCTCTAGAAGAAGCGAAAGAAAAATGGCTACAGCAACTGGAGGTTACATTAACTTATCAAGTGAAACAAGAGGATCATCGTGATAAAAATCAACAGTCGTCAAAGTCAAATCCCTTGACTCTCGTCTATACACTACAACCGTCTAGCAACAGTCTTACGCTAGACGCAATCACTGGTAAGTGGATTCATTTATATTTTAATAAACCTGTGGAAGTAAATCAGACAGAACCAGAGGATTTGCAGAAGCTTCCTACTGACAAGCAAAAAGCATTACGGATTCTGTACGAGTACAATGCAATTGAACCTATAGATGGAGAGATAAAGCCTAAAGAGCCCATAAAGCGCGGTGAGATAATCAAGATGCTAGTAGCTATCCTAAGCAATGGAAATTATGATGATGAATTTATACCAAAACAAGCCAGCTTTCATGATGTCCCTGCTACTTCTCCATACTTTGGAGCTATTGAGTTCGCCCTTGCACGCGGATATATTCCCCAAACCAAGAGCCTGCAACCAGAAAAACCGATTACGAGGGCTGAATTAGCAGAATCGTTCACCCGAGCTCTGGGCTATCATTCCCTAGCTGAGCTACCAAATCTCTTTGTAGCATCTTCTACGGATACAGCCAATGTAAAGGAGAAGGGTTCTATTTCAATCGTTACCGCACTTGGAATTATGGAAACGATTGATCAAAGCTTTAAGCCAGATGCATCTGTGACTCGTGAGGAGGCCGCTATCTATTTCCAGAAATTCTTAGAGGTTTACAATAAAATGATGCCTGAAGGATCTATATATACTAAGTCTCGGCATTAGTCATCTGCAAGCTTTGATTTTCCCAGCGGATTCCGGCTGTTATTCTAAGACAATCTCTTGACTTTACCTAGACCCAGCATATAAAATAAGAGTTATGTTTGAATAGGGTAGCATTGATTGTAGGTAAAAACAAAAGGAATACGAGGCTTGCCTTTTAGTTTCACCCCCTTTGCCTTTTGACTGCGGCTGTTTTTCAAGAGGAGCACGATGCAGAAACGCTACCGTCTGAAGTTCGTGTATGAAGATGAAACTTGCCTTTTGGAAGTAAACACCTACGAATCCAACTTAAAGGAGAATGAGCATATGTCTCGTTATACAGGACCACGCCACAAGCTGGCTCGCCGTCTAGGTATCTCTCTAGATGGAACAGGAAAAGATCTTAAACGTAACTACGCACCAGGACAACACGGTCAAAGCCGTCGTAAATTGACTGAGTACGGTATTCAGTTACAAGAAAAACAAAAACTACGTCATATGTTCGGTGTAAACGAAAAGCAATTCCGTCGCACTTTCGAACACGCTCAAAAAATGAGAGGCGTATTGGGTGAGAACTTCATGAAGCTTCTTGAATCCCGCCTTGATAACGTAGTTTTCCGTATGGGCTTTGCTGCAACTCGCCCAGCTGCTCGTC
The nucleotide sequence above comes from Brevibacillus laterosporus LMG 15441. Encoded proteins:
- the refZ gene encoding forespore capture DNA-binding protein RefZ, which gives rise to MRTEQHNTKERILVAAASLFYSQGYDRTTVRQIAEKAQVNVALISYHFQGKQGVLEKLISHYYDHFFQIVQEQWEREKPQDSMGQLEKIVRLFIFYQHEHALVTRLIQRELSVESMLAREVMTVYIHQLKHCFATVIEDGIRTGEFRGVGVDAVLMNLSSILTYPYLNPQIVREVYYLEPGSADFCEWLVTSSVQFLRSLLVHTS
- a CDS encoding MBL fold metallo-hydrolase — protein: MSAVSKNRLSKAATEIAKGVYQISLPTPFTVGDVNVYVIEGQECITLVDVGPLTEEAWSSLENGLASIGYRVEDVGQIVLTHHHVDHIGQLEKVKQLSQAKVYAHPLAAPYVEQDEEFMQFHDEFFITLYKECGLPEELLSVVEKFRRMMATFQEKSKVDESLVHEQALPHFPEWQVLFTPGHSQSHLSLYRASDQLLIAGDHLISSISSNAFIEPPRDRSMTRPLTLVQYRTALEMCAGMDIKLVVSGHGEPIENSRELIFERLQKTWERTNAIRRFLHDGPKTAFELAVLLFPLLYLKELPLVISETLGHIDLLVMVHQIHVQNKEGVLYYSL
- a CDS encoding sensor domain-containing diguanylate cyclase, which gives rise to MRTRTQIGTVGKLFDSVVPFFLPSWPIQAPGLLFFATPERGVIATYELGTLPAHLPPTFFQDAMEELVKQEVTKAWKNGQVISKERVTSECGDYKWLLQALGPQPDDIHAIAGILTCAQEALVNIRTYGEMVKGLYSLGYKGFIQRMASEIVVEASKCKEATPFMKTVVNGLHGMVGRGHCSLIKLDESGHLLPQERYTTDSAVYAGSKIHQVLHCFVSKKAEIYQEDSRVAMYPIYVEDEPIAALILHVADQEQQCLDKLDIELLHSTGEQVSHQLHRTLHMHDILRETQKKELLYQLTKQIHASIDVNDVLAGVLASIKQLYPYFSAELYLTMEMETNLPIKTFSLKKQHNQVSQQAYLEGKLMLGQEIIDGQAITFVAAPLHGRQGIYGILQLATHEIINLSAKETEFISILAETAGNAFENAQLYQQSRDMVRELRLINEMAQQINRSLNMIDILEFVIKMLHRTFDASYSAILQKASDGERMQIISSSKNDQIGQFVPISATPIAEIIIDKRKILPSSDSFTHLPHHLFPYHSVMGVPLLQDSEVSGLLLVADHKPNFFTYDDYKLLELFGQHTSLAITNALLLSEVERMVITDNLTGLFTRRYLNENVKKSLLADEQGSLILIDIDYFKRINDTYGHLVGDEILYQVASVIKNCIRDSDIPARWGGEEIAIYLPHVDVLIASKIAERIRIRVQQESKPSVTISCGVAMWSRDVQRNRSAEELFHDADVALYKAKQEGRNQVRKSESSKIW
- a CDS encoding histidine phosphatase family protein; amino-acid sequence: METIVYLIRHGETDWNHIQKIQGHTDTDLNELGYMQAEKLANRLASEGFAHVYSSDLKRAFETAKRVGERQQTPVPVTKVRGLRERCYGDWEGRHLADVQKDMLNVEPHQSICGIESYHAMQKRADRVLSEIIEKHPGQKIAVVSHGGLINAFLHYITEGQLGTGITKIGNTGITILHVENKSWKVMEISRVDHLEETITD
- a CDS encoding YcdB/YcdC domain-containing protein, producing the protein MHSLIRPIGLLSLSGMLLLSGSVVEANTNTKSTQQHLQPTAPLVSKSQLTREQALAIASEFAKEWSSMNPVPTDSHFTLNEDMNLSPTWTFAWESSGNIDRRKPFSLLVEINANSGELNSYSISHHSLLANKSKKPISLEQAQQAAEAFLRKHAGKKLSSISLKPTPLSDNRTALTSTEYIFTYQRQINGIPFPDDSVRVTVNPNGTIVSYFSTWSEDLNFPADSKKISPEEATKIFKESPFITLSYKIPDSTETQRTDPRLTYDYEKELAIDAITGTFLEKPSSSVSSNPNKRSPIVDKPLPPLHQGKQLTQAQAVELAQKLIPLGNWKLTEAIYQKKDREKEAFWNLSFERKTQNHEIDTISLMIDEKNGNVLNYYLNVEKRNKDTNKASIAPEKLQQLAIENVKKLAPYQAQTLYLDKVDHDDQPDYNDTLESSFMFQRYIHGIMLSAEGASVILDQQTGELLSFSSSISQVNFPEKSPDYLSLEEAKEKWLQQLEVTLTYQVKQEDHRDKNQQSSKSNPLTLVYTLQPSSNSLTLDAITGKWIHLYFNKPVEVNQTEPEDLQKLPTDKQKALRILYEYNAIEPIDGEIKPKEPIKRGEIIKMLVAILSNGNYDDEFIPKQASFHDVPATSPYFGAIEFALARGYIPQTKSLQPEKPITRAELAESFTRALGYHSLAELPNLFVASSTDTANVKEKGSISIVTALGIMETIDQSFKPDASVTREEAAIYFQKFLEVYNKMMPEGSIYTKSRH
- the rpsD gene encoding 30S ribosomal protein S4 — protein: MSRYTGPRHKLARRLGISLDGTGKDLKRNYAPGQHGQSRRKLTEYGIQLQEKQKLRHMFGVNEKQFRRTFEHAQKMRGVLGENFMKLLESRLDNVVFRMGFAATRPAARQLVNHGHMTVNGKKVDIASYRVQPGDVITLREKSRGLAIVKESLEARTFVPNFITFDDNKVEGTFTRLPDRSEMPAEINETLIVEWYSR